A single Curtobacterium sp. MCJR17_020 DNA region contains:
- the fliG gene encoding flagellar motor switch protein FliG: MSALMPSAGGPGTGKGSNDRALTGAQKVALILMQMDTDRAAEVMKQFTEMEAEEISAEIVRMRRVEDTVVDQTMSEFHRITMSGRLQKRGGKETALGLLEASFGAERAAGVMDRLASNLAGQSFDFLDDAEPGQVITLLEGELPQTIALVLAHLKPGQASAVLAGVDERVRTDVAQAFATMGSATPEAVGIVAGVLRQRAGAVVSPRESVEVVGGIAPLVDIINRSDVATEKAVLDGLEARDPELAEDIRSRMLTFEDIVKLESRDIQQVLRGIDSKLLATAMKGAAGPVVETIRANVSERNRSLLDDELQAMGPVRVSQVEEARAEVVRSVRELEAQGVITVHRAEEDELVD; encoded by the coding sequence GTGAGCGCCCTGATGCCGAGCGCCGGCGGCCCGGGCACCGGCAAGGGCTCGAACGACCGAGCGCTGACCGGCGCCCAGAAGGTCGCGCTCATCCTCATGCAGATGGACACCGACCGCGCGGCCGAGGTGATGAAGCAGTTCACCGAGATGGAGGCCGAGGAGATCTCGGCCGAGATCGTCCGGATGCGCCGCGTCGAGGACACCGTCGTCGACCAGACCATGTCGGAGTTCCACCGGATCACGATGAGCGGCCGACTGCAGAAGCGTGGCGGCAAGGAGACCGCGCTCGGGCTGCTCGAGGCGTCCTTCGGCGCCGAGCGCGCCGCCGGCGTGATGGACCGGCTCGCCTCGAACCTGGCCGGTCAGTCCTTCGACTTCCTCGACGACGCCGAGCCCGGGCAGGTCATCACCCTGCTCGAGGGCGAGCTACCGCAGACCATCGCCCTCGTCCTGGCGCACCTCAAGCCCGGTCAGGCCAGCGCCGTCCTCGCGGGTGTCGACGAGCGCGTCCGCACCGACGTCGCGCAGGCCTTCGCCACGATGGGCAGCGCGACCCCGGAGGCCGTCGGGATCGTCGCCGGTGTCCTGCGGCAGCGCGCCGGCGCCGTCGTGTCGCCGCGCGAGAGCGTCGAGGTCGTCGGCGGCATCGCGCCCCTGGTCGACATCATCAACCGCTCCGACGTCGCCACCGAGAAGGCCGTGCTCGACGGGCTCGAGGCCCGCGACCCGGAGCTCGCCGAGGACATCCGCTCGCGCATGCTCACCTTCGAGGACATCGTCAAGCTCGAGTCCCGTGACATCCAGCAGGTACTGCGCGGCATCGACTCGAAGCTCCTCGCGACCGCCATGAAGGGTGCCGCCGGACCCGTCGTCGAGACGATCCGCGCGAACGTGTCCGAGCGCAACCGCTCGCTGCTCGACGACGAGCTGCAGGCCATGGGCCCGGTCCGCGTCTCGCAGGTCGAGGAAGCGCGCGCCGAGGTCGTCCGTTCCGTGCGCGAGCTCGAGGCGCAGGGCGTCATCACCGTGCACCGTGCCGAGGAGGACGAGCTCGTTGACTGA
- a CDS encoding sensor histidine kinase, whose protein sequence is MSRTTALIPQLTAVPRFRFVSGLFAVATWRQFAFHAAHLPIAIGAVTWFALAIAVGVPSAVTWFGLVVTAFLVGGSAWFAAVTRRMSAALLGQEVVAPTIRPRRGGPLAWATTRLTDGSTWRAFAYLLVGFVVTTASFAVSVAVLVSALGALSHSIWGRFLPEQTGSDGLRHRGAQFLGVFVDTVPLQIAFAAVGLVVLVAVWPAVNHGLGSLQRAVIRSMLGADLRQRRLAEVTASRDAAVVDADSTLRRIERELHDGTQARLVGLAMTLGDARDRLQSNQDADGSGVEALVAQAHASTKEALVELRALARGIHPPVLDEGLEAGLASACSRAPFPVTLHVDLPVRPSPVVEGIAYFGVLELLTNVSKHAGATVATVDVALAGPELVVTVADDGAGGAHVSLPLPDGQGTGLAGLLERLRAVDGTLAVQSPTGGPTTIRMAMPSGTTT, encoded by the coding sequence ATGTCCCGCACCACCGCCCTGATCCCGCAACTCACCGCCGTTCCCCGGTTCCGGTTCGTCTCCGGACTGTTCGCCGTAGCGACCTGGCGGCAGTTCGCGTTCCATGCCGCGCACCTGCCGATCGCGATCGGGGCGGTGACGTGGTTCGCCCTGGCGATCGCTGTCGGGGTCCCGTCCGCGGTCACGTGGTTCGGCCTGGTCGTCACGGCGTTCCTCGTCGGCGGTTCCGCGTGGTTCGCGGCGGTCACCCGGCGGATGTCCGCTGCGCTGCTGGGACAGGAGGTCGTCGCGCCGACGATCCGTCCGCGTCGAGGCGGCCCCCTGGCATGGGCGACCACCCGGCTGACGGACGGCTCGACGTGGCGGGCGTTCGCGTACCTGCTGGTCGGCTTCGTCGTCACGACGGCATCCTTCGCTGTCTCGGTCGCGGTGCTCGTGTCGGCGCTCGGCGCACTGTCCCACAGCATCTGGGGCCGCTTCTTGCCGGAGCAGACCGGTTCGGACGGGCTGCGGCACCGTGGTGCGCAGTTCCTCGGGGTGTTCGTCGACACCGTCCCGCTCCAGATCGCGTTCGCCGCGGTCGGCCTGGTCGTGCTCGTCGCGGTCTGGCCGGCCGTCAACCACGGCCTCGGGTCCCTGCAGCGCGCGGTCATCCGTTCGATGCTCGGCGCCGACCTCCGGCAGCGGCGCCTCGCCGAGGTCACCGCGTCCCGGGACGCCGCCGTGGTGGATGCGGACAGCACGCTGCGCCGCATCGAGCGAGAGCTGCACGACGGCACGCAGGCGCGTCTGGTCGGTCTGGCGATGACCCTCGGCGACGCCCGTGACCGACTCCAGAGCAATCAGGACGCCGACGGGTCTGGAGTTGAGGCGCTCGTCGCCCAGGCACACGCCTCAACGAAGGAAGCACTCGTCGAGTTGCGTGCGCTGGCTCGGGGGATCCACCCGCCCGTTCTCGACGAGGGGCTCGAAGCCGGACTCGCGTCGGCGTGCTCCCGCGCCCCGTTCCCCGTGACGCTGCACGTGGACCTTCCCGTCCGCCCGTCGCCGGTCGTCGAAGGCATCGCCTACTTCGGGGTCCTCGAGCTGCTCACGAACGTGTCGAAGCACGCGGGAGCCACCGTGGCCACGGTCGACGTGGCGTTGGCGGGGCCCGAACTCGTCGTCACGGTGGCCGACGACGGCGCGGGCGGCGCCCACGTCTCGTTGCCGCTTCCGGACGGGCAGGGAACCGGTCTCGCCGGACTGCTCGAACGCCTCCGAGCGGTCGACGGCACGCTCGCGGTCCAGAGCCCGACCGGCGGACCCACCACGATCCGGATGGCGATGCCCTCCGGGACGACCACGTGA
- a CDS encoding flagellar FliJ family protein, with protein MARRFPLAGLLRLRHTEQDRAAASLATANERVRDAADARIAARRSLADAEGAQPIEDAATLSAVAAARAATRGMLEELDAVVRTRRADADRAQDEYTAARRAAVGLEKLEGKHAAEQAAEELRTEQNALDEIAARRRTEGGAR; from the coding sequence ATGGCCCGTCGGTTCCCGCTCGCGGGGCTCCTGCGCCTGCGGCACACCGAACAGGACCGCGCCGCTGCCTCGCTCGCCACCGCGAACGAGCGCGTGCGCGACGCCGCCGACGCCCGGATCGCCGCGCGCCGCAGCCTCGCCGACGCCGAGGGCGCGCAGCCGATCGAGGACGCCGCGACCCTGAGCGCCGTCGCCGCTGCGCGTGCTGCGACCCGCGGGATGCTCGAGGAGCTCGACGCCGTGGTCCGGACCCGCCGCGCGGACGCCGACCGTGCGCAGGACGAGTACACCGCCGCACGACGTGCCGCGGTCGGCCTGGAGAAGCTCGAGGGCAAGCACGCCGCCGAGCAGGCCGCCGAGGAACTCCGCACCGAACAGAACGCCCTCGACGAGATCGCGGCACGACGCCGCACGGAAGGTGGTGCCCGATGA
- a CDS encoding FliI/YscN family ATPase — translation MSATLLRPRGLDDALRQAAPQRVGVVTSAVGLGLTIAGLDAHVGELVSVGRDGSEPTTVEVVATDASGVRCMPLGRLTGVTAGTPARPTGRPVLVPTGAGLFGRVLDGLGRPIDDRGPLVGAGGEPVDWVPLDHATPNAMARTRIDTPMQLGVRVLDTLTTVGRGQRMGLFAGSGVGKSSLLSMIARGSDATVNVIALVGERGREVREFLEDDLGPEGLSRSIVVVSTSDEPALMRLRAAFVATRIAESFRDAGQDVVLMMDSLTRVAMAQREIGLSVGEPPATRGYPPSTFSVLAGLLERAGTDRVGSITGMYTVLVDGDDHNEPIADAARSILDGHVVLDRKLAITGHFPSVDALGSVSRVASKVTDPAQRGAATTLRKVMAARAAAQDLLDVGAYQRGSNPLVDAAVDHQGAIDAFLRQGMDERATADASWQRLGGLVQQLGVS, via the coding sequence ATGAGCGCCACGCTGCTCCGGCCCCGCGGGCTCGACGACGCCCTGCGGCAGGCCGCGCCCCAGCGGGTCGGCGTCGTCACGAGCGCCGTCGGCCTCGGGCTGACGATCGCCGGGCTCGACGCCCACGTCGGCGAACTGGTGTCGGTCGGCCGCGACGGCTCCGAGCCGACCACGGTCGAGGTCGTCGCCACCGATGCCTCCGGCGTGCGCTGCATGCCGCTCGGCCGCCTGACCGGTGTCACCGCCGGCACCCCCGCACGCCCCACCGGCCGGCCGGTGCTCGTGCCGACGGGTGCCGGGCTGTTCGGCCGTGTGCTCGACGGGCTCGGTCGGCCGATCGACGACCGCGGACCGCTCGTCGGTGCCGGTGGCGAGCCCGTCGACTGGGTGCCGCTCGACCACGCGACCCCGAACGCGATGGCACGAACCCGCATCGACACCCCGATGCAGCTCGGCGTGCGGGTGCTCGACACCCTCACCACCGTCGGCCGCGGCCAGCGCATGGGGCTCTTCGCGGGCTCCGGTGTCGGCAAGTCGTCGCTGCTGTCGATGATCGCCCGGGGGAGCGACGCCACCGTCAACGTGATCGCGCTGGTCGGGGAGCGTGGCCGCGAGGTACGCGAGTTCCTCGAGGACGACCTGGGCCCCGAGGGGCTCTCCCGCTCGATCGTCGTCGTGTCGACCTCGGACGAGCCCGCCCTCATGCGTCTGCGCGCCGCGTTCGTGGCCACCCGCATCGCCGAGTCGTTCCGCGACGCCGGCCAGGACGTCGTGCTCATGATGGACTCGCTCACCCGCGTCGCGATGGCGCAGCGTGAGATCGGACTCTCGGTGGGGGAGCCGCCGGCCACCCGGGGCTACCCGCCGTCGACGTTCTCGGTGCTCGCCGGGCTGCTCGAGCGTGCCGGGACGGACCGCGTCGGCAGCATCACCGGCATGTACACCGTGCTGGTCGACGGCGACGACCACAACGAGCCGATCGCCGACGCCGCCCGCAGCATCCTGGACGGTCACGTCGTGCTCGACCGGAAACTCGCGATCACCGGGCACTTCCCGTCGGTGGACGCCCTCGGCTCGGTGTCCCGAGTGGCCTCGAAGGTGACGGACCCGGCGCAGCGCGGTGCCGCGACGACCCTGCGCAAGGTGATGGCCGCGCGTGCCGCCGCCCAGGACCTGCTCGACGTCGGCGCCTACCAGCGTGGCTCGAACCCGCTCGTCGACGCCGCCGTCGACCACCAGGGCGCGATCGACGCGTTCCTGCGCCAGGGGATGGACGAGCGGGCGACCGCCGACGCGTCCTGGCAGCGACTCGGTGGTCTCGTGCAGCAGCTGGGGGTGTCGTGA
- a CDS encoding C40 family peptidase, whose product MSVEAVLSRISEIRSQIDTLRGGPAAATSSSSSAASTSASSSAFADALATATGTTGTGTATAAAGAAATTSSAPATSVDAGAGTLATGSGATGSDVVADAKKYLGVPYVFGGTTTAGMDCSGLVQTVFKDLGVTMPRVVPDQAKMGVEVGSLKDAQPGDLIIPKGEGHVVIYVGDGKVLHAPRPGKDVRIVDNWYSDADIATIRRIVPAQASTTPATTATTGASSATDLQTAALLSMMQSGSAA is encoded by the coding sequence ATGAGCGTCGAAGCGGTGCTCTCCCGGATCTCCGAGATCCGGTCCCAGATCGACACCCTGCGCGGTGGCCCGGCCGCGGCGACGAGTTCGTCGTCGTCCGCCGCGTCGACCAGCGCGTCGTCGAGCGCCTTCGCCGATGCCCTGGCCACGGCGACCGGGACCACCGGCACCGGGACCGCGACCGCTGCTGCCGGCGCTGCGGCGACCACCAGCAGCGCGCCCGCAACGTCCGTCGACGCCGGCGCGGGCACGCTCGCCACGGGCAGCGGCGCCACCGGCTCCGACGTCGTCGCGGACGCGAAGAAGTACCTCGGCGTGCCCTACGTGTTCGGCGGCACCACGACCGCCGGCATGGACTGCTCCGGCCTGGTGCAGACGGTGTTCAAGGACCTCGGCGTGACCATGCCGCGGGTCGTGCCGGACCAGGCGAAGATGGGCGTCGAGGTCGGTTCCCTGAAGGACGCGCAGCCCGGGGACCTGATCATCCCGAAGGGCGAGGGCCACGTCGTCATCTACGTCGGCGACGGCAAGGTGCTGCACGCGCCGCGCCCCGGCAAGGACGTCCGCATCGTCGACAACTGGTACTCGGACGCCGACATCGCCACCATCCGCCGCATCGTGCCGGCGCAGGCGTCCACCACCCCGGCGACGACCGCGACCACCGGCGCGAGCAGCGCCACCGACCTGCAGACCGCCGCGCTGCTGTCGATGATGCAGTCCGGGAGCGCCGCATGA
- a CDS encoding flagellar hook-length control protein FliK, whose amino-acid sequence MSLTIATQPAPAPTNTAAPARASADPAGAGSFDAALSAAAATDRRAGERAPVRSDDSRAADDTGSTTSPNASTTCTGTDVAAVADGASAAAGEAQALTLPPTLPPTLPLTGTVPAPVPPIVVTTPAETVTSVTSTAPEPTAPDVTATTATTAPETITPTTVAPTTAAAAPAATIGAAAATAAALPLAATTAPSASTTASAASAAAPAPGTTAAVPADVPGPSPASDVLRPGTTSSGTTGTVTVTGTVGVSSTSTSSAPAATATAAAAAVTLQPTSSATQTPQTTQPTDGSATATPAVVTVAAAIAARGGQTGHGTDQQGSTAGDPGLPAVTTTRGGETPFVLPTTPTAAPAPATAAAAPTSTPAPLGQQLARPVFSLAHAGPGEHVVTVQVVPDSLGPVTVRAHVTAHGMHVELFAASEAGRDAVRQVLPDLRRDAAGTGLSTTLDLSSQNHPGTSAGRDQRPADGRLRTDTGLEARRTSAAQPASAATTSTIRTAGLDVLA is encoded by the coding sequence ATGAGCCTGACCATCGCCACCCAGCCCGCACCCGCTCCGACGAACACCGCGGCGCCGGCCCGCGCGAGCGCCGACCCTGCAGGGGCCGGCTCCTTCGACGCCGCCCTGTCCGCGGCCGCCGCGACCGATCGCCGCGCCGGTGAGCGTGCACCGGTGCGCAGCGACGACTCCCGCGCAGCCGACGACACCGGGTCGACCACGTCGCCGAACGCATCGACGACCTGCACCGGGACGGACGTCGCGGCTGTCGCTGACGGCGCGAGCGCTGCCGCCGGGGAGGCCCAGGCGCTCACGCTCCCGCCCACGCTCCCGCCCACGCTCCCGCTCACCGGGACGGTGCCCGCCCCCGTCCCTCCGATCGTGGTGACGACCCCTGCCGAGACGGTCACGTCGGTGACGTCGACCGCGCCCGAGCCGACGGCGCCGGACGTCACCGCGACGACGGCGACGACGGCCCCGGAGACGATCACGCCGACGACGGTCGCGCCGACGACGGCTGCAGCCGCCCCCGCCGCCACCATCGGAGCTGCCGCTGCCACGGCGGCCGCGCTCCCGCTGGCTGCCACCACGGCGCCGTCGGCCAGCACGACGGCGTCCGCCGCATCCGCCGCCGCACCGGCACCGGGCACGACCGCCGCAGTCCCCGCCGACGTGCCCGGACCGTCGCCGGCGTCCGACGTCCTGAGACCCGGCACCACGTCCAGCGGGACGACCGGCACCGTCACCGTCACCGGCACCGTCGGAGTCTCGAGCACGAGCACGAGCAGCGCGCCTGCTGCCACTGCCACTGCCGCTGCTGCCGCCGTGACGCTCCAGCCGACCAGCTCGGCTACCCAGACCCCCCAGACCACCCAGCCCACCGACGGTTCCGCGACCGCGACCCCGGCCGTCGTCACGGTGGCAGCGGCGATCGCGGCGCGGGGTGGGCAGACCGGCCACGGGACGGACCAGCAGGGCTCGACGGCGGGTGATCCGGGCCTCCCGGCAGTCACCACCACGCGCGGCGGCGAGACGCCCTTCGTCCTGCCCACCACGCCGACCGCCGCGCCCGCCCCGGCAACGGCCGCCGCGGCACCGACGTCCACGCCCGCACCCCTCGGGCAGCAGCTCGCGCGACCGGTGTTCTCGCTCGCGCATGCCGGACCCGGGGAACACGTCGTCACCGTGCAGGTCGTGCCGGACAGCCTCGGACCGGTCACGGTCCGCGCGCACGTGACGGCGCACGGCATGCACGTCGAGCTGTTCGCGGCGTCCGAAGCGGGCCGCGACGCGGTCCGCCAGGTGCTGCCGGACCTGCGGCGCGACGCCGCCGGCACCGGGCTGAGCACCACGCTCGACCTGTCGTCGCAGAACCACCCGGGCACGTCGGCGGGTCGCGACCAGCGACCGGCCGACGGCCGCCTGCGTACCGACACCGGCCTGGAGGCACGGCGCACCTCCGCCGCGCAGCCGGCCTCCGCAGCCACCACCTCCACCATCCGCACCGCGGGACTCGACGTCCTCGCCTGA
- a CDS encoding flagellar hook capping FlgD N-terminal domain-containing protein, translated as MPIDGITGSVDQAAQAAALAASSTAKKSQTMDSEVFMKLLVTQLQNQDPSSPMDTNQMISQQTQLAMMEQITNQTTTGNENFSLQMRIAAANLVGKQVSYTDAATGTAVTGTASAVSYANSVPTVTVNGKEVALDVISGITTTAPAS; from the coding sequence ATGCCCATCGACGGCATCACCGGCAGCGTGGACCAGGCTGCCCAGGCCGCGGCCCTCGCCGCGAGCTCGACCGCGAAGAAGTCCCAGACGATGGACTCCGAGGTGTTCATGAAGCTGCTCGTCACGCAGCTGCAGAACCAGGACCCGTCGTCGCCGATGGACACCAACCAGATGATCAGCCAGCAGACGCAGCTCGCGATGATGGAGCAGATCACCAACCAGACCACGACGGGGAACGAGAACTTCTCGCTCCAGATGCGCATCGCCGCCGCGAACCTCGTCGGCAAGCAGGTCAGCTACACCGACGCTGCGACCGGCACCGCCGTCACCGGGACCGCCTCGGCCGTGTCCTACGCGAACAGCGTGCCCACGGTCACCGTGAACGGGAAGGAGGTCGCTCTCGACGTGATCTCCGGCATCACCACCACCGCACCGGCTTCCTGA
- a CDS encoding CGNR zinc finger domain-containing protein: protein MVAAGTTTTFPEVGGHAGFDLVDTVHWRLDDRRAIDTLASYDDVVRWCSQTGVVPEGTRELLDTASGAPQTAAREHTAVIALREAIYEAVFESSESAVELIAREYVDALTRSVLDHDPAGHSWSWRVPSDLTGPRAAIAVLAHELITSDLGAARQCGDDACGWVYLDTSPRHNRIWCTAAGCGNRNRVARHQARKHP from the coding sequence ATGGTTGCGGCAGGCACGACGACGACGTTCCCCGAGGTGGGCGGTCACGCGGGTTTCGACCTCGTCGACACGGTCCACTGGCGTCTCGACGACCGCCGCGCGATCGACACGCTCGCGTCGTACGACGACGTCGTGCGGTGGTGCAGCCAGACGGGCGTCGTGCCGGAGGGCACCCGCGAACTCCTGGACACGGCGTCGGGAGCGCCGCAGACCGCAGCACGCGAACACACGGCCGTCATCGCGTTGCGCGAGGCCATCTACGAGGCTGTGTTCGAGTCGTCCGAATCGGCCGTCGAGCTGATCGCTCGGGAGTACGTCGACGCACTCACGAGGTCCGTGCTCGATCACGACCCCGCCGGGCACTCATGGTCGTGGCGGGTCCCGAGTGACCTGACCGGACCGCGCGCTGCGATCGCCGTGCTCGCACACGAACTGATCACCTCGGACCTCGGCGCCGCTCGGCAGTGCGGGGACGACGCCTGCGGGTGGGTCTACCTCGACACGTCGCCTCGCCACAACCGGATCTGGTGCACCGCCGCGGGCTGCGGGAACCGGAACCGGGTCGCACGGCACCAGGCCAGGAAGCACCCGTGA
- a CDS encoding ASCH domain-containing protein produces the protein MSDLHDVVPVAPPDLDAATTMWAEYTATRPQAAEERDHTVEHFGDTARLADGLLQIVLSGGKRATAELVSEFAHRGDPLPRIGSHWIACDSSGAPRIIIRSTALRVGPFDSADAAFAVAEGEDDRSLESWRREHQRYWERTCAARGAVWSELDEIVFEYFSVVWPPEHAD, from the coding sequence ATGAGTGACCTTCACGACGTGGTCCCGGTCGCACCGCCGGACCTCGACGCCGCGACCACGATGTGGGCGGAGTACACGGCGACCCGTCCGCAGGCTGCCGAGGAACGCGACCACACGGTGGAGCACTTCGGTGACACTGCCCGGCTCGCTGACGGGCTGCTGCAGATCGTCCTGTCCGGTGGGAAGCGCGCAACCGCCGAGCTCGTCTCCGAGTTCGCGCACCGAGGCGACCCGTTGCCCCGGATCGGGTCGCACTGGATCGCGTGCGACAGCTCGGGCGCACCTCGGATCATCATCCGGAGCACCGCGTTGCGGGTCGGTCCGTTCGACAGTGCCGATGCGGCGTTCGCCGTCGCGGAGGGCGAAGACGATCGTTCCCTGGAGAGCTGGCGACGCGAGCACCAGCGGTACTGGGAGCGCACCTGCGCTGCTCGGGGTGCGGTCTGGTCGGAGCTCGACGAGATCGTGTTCGAGTACTTCTCCGTGGTCTGGCCACCCGAACACGCCGACTGA
- a CDS encoding flagellar hook protein FlgE — protein sequence MLRSLYSGISGLRSHQQMLDVTGNNIANVNTVGFKSSTTVFQDTLSQMTQGAGGPQSGIGGTNPAQIGLGVQVAGVSTNFAQGSAQATGKATDLMISGDGFFVTRLGNDTVYSRAGAFDFDANGRLVTADGKIVQGYSATNGVVNDGGQLTDIRLPLDAAAPATSTTSATVSGNLPSDTAVGETLNRDATVYDQYGTKHTMSLAYTRTTTGWNVSASNGQGTSATGTITFKTDGSIASGSTLAVGGITVDMTQLSGFASLNTASISSQNGHEAGSLQGYSISKDGTVTGSFSNGASLALGRIALATFANPAGLEKTGASGYRATANSGQASVGTPGSAGVGSLASGTLEMSNVDLSQEFTNLIVAQRGFQANARIITTSDEVLQELTNLKR from the coding sequence ATGCTCCGCTCGCTCTACTCCGGGATCTCCGGCCTCCGCTCGCACCAGCAGATGCTCGACGTCACCGGCAACAACATCGCCAACGTCAACACCGTCGGCTTCAAGTCGTCGACCACCGTCTTCCAGGACACCCTGTCGCAGATGACCCAGGGTGCCGGCGGACCGCAGTCCGGCATCGGTGGGACGAACCCCGCGCAGATCGGCCTCGGCGTCCAGGTCGCCGGTGTGTCGACGAACTTCGCGCAGGGCTCGGCCCAGGCCACCGGCAAGGCCACCGACCTGATGATCTCGGGCGACGGGTTCTTCGTCACGCGCCTCGGCAACGACACCGTGTACAGCCGTGCGGGGGCCTTCGACTTCGACGCGAACGGCCGTCTGGTCACCGCCGACGGCAAGATCGTGCAGGGGTACTCGGCGACGAACGGCGTCGTCAACGACGGCGGCCAGCTGACCGACATCCGTCTGCCCCTCGACGCCGCGGCACCGGCCACGTCGACCACCTCGGCCACCGTCAGCGGCAACCTGCCGTCGGACACCGCCGTGGGCGAGACGCTCAACCGTGACGCCACCGTGTACGACCAGTACGGCACGAAGCACACCATGTCGCTCGCGTACACCCGCACGACCACCGGGTGGAACGTCTCGGCGTCGAACGGTCAGGGGACCTCCGCCACCGGCACGATCACCTTCAAGACCGACGGCTCGATCGCGTCCGGTTCCACCCTGGCGGTCGGTGGGATCACCGTCGACATGACCCAGCTGTCCGGCTTCGCGTCGCTCAACACCGCGTCGATCTCGTCGCAGAACGGCCACGAGGCCGGCTCCCTGCAGGGCTACTCGATCTCGAAGGACGGCACCGTCACCGGGTCGTTCTCGAACGGCGCCTCGCTGGCCCTCGGACGGATCGCCCTGGCGACCTTCGCGAACCCCGCCGGTCTCGAGAAGACCGGTGCCTCGGGCTACCGGGCGACCGCGAACTCGGGCCAGGCCTCGGTGGGCACCCCCGGATCGGCGGGCGTCGGCTCGCTCGCCTCCGGAACGCTCGAGATGTCGAACGTCGACCTGTCGCAGGAGTTCACGAACCTGATCGTGGCGCAGCGCGGGTTCCAGGCGAACGCGCGCATCATCACGACCTCGGACGAGGTGCTGCAGGAGCTGACGAACCTGAAGCGGTAG
- a CDS encoding response regulator transcription factor: MRIVIADDNTIVREGLASLLQGRGHEIVAAVGDGAAVLPALASEHVDVVVMDIRMPPTHTDEGVRAAVALKTARPEVGVLLFSQYAEVRWARTLLDVATVGVGYLLKDRVAEVATFIESLQQVAAGNVVLDPEVAAALVQAPRPLRDRLDRLTARETDVLRLMAEGRSNAAIAETLFLSGGTVEKHVTAVFAKLGLEATTADHRRVLAVLRFLSVE, encoded by the coding sequence GTGAGGATCGTCATCGCCGACGACAACACGATCGTCCGCGAGGGACTGGCGTCGTTGTTGCAGGGGCGCGGTCACGAGATCGTCGCTGCCGTCGGTGACGGCGCGGCCGTCCTCCCCGCGCTCGCGTCCGAGCACGTCGACGTCGTCGTGATGGACATCCGGATGCCGCCGACCCACACCGACGAGGGCGTCCGGGCCGCCGTGGCCCTCAAGACAGCGCGGCCCGAGGTCGGCGTGTTGCTGTTCTCGCAGTACGCCGAGGTGCGGTGGGCGCGGACCCTGCTCGACGTCGCGACCGTCGGTGTCGGCTACCTGCTGAAGGACCGGGTCGCCGAGGTCGCCACCTTCATCGAGTCGTTGCAGCAGGTCGCGGCCGGCAACGTCGTGCTCGACCCCGAGGTCGCTGCCGCGTTGGTGCAGGCTCCGCGGCCGCTCCGAGACCGGCTCGACCGGCTCACCGCGCGCGAGACCGACGTCCTGCGGCTCATGGCCGAGGGACGGTCGAACGCGGCGATCGCCGAGACGCTGTTCCTGTCAGGCGGGACCGTCGAGAAGCACGTCACGGCCGTCTTCGCGAAGCTCGGGCTCGAAGCGACCACGGCGGACCACCGACGCGTGCTCGCCGTCCTGCGGTTCCTCTCCGTCGAGTGA